A genomic window from Pseudoalteromonas piratica includes:
- a CDS encoding glycosyltransferase family 4 protein — MKKVLVLHAQVPFVRGGAELLVEGLVSAINNKLEGVEAELVMLPYKWYPEEQIISDLMAWRCLDLSETNGKKIDLVIGTKFPTYATKHENKVTWLVHQHRYFYDLEGTEYDKPILSKSEIETRNQVRSLDTKFINESKKIFTIAHTVSDRLMKFNKTEGEVLFPPSMMADLIYPGEYKDYILCVARVNPMKRQDLLIEALRHTKSGVKVKIVGKGEAGYEVKLKDLIDKYDLHERVELVGFVSEDDLLSLYANCRAVYYGPVDEDYGYATIEGFLAKKPVITVKDSGEVARIVSEVDGGWVTKPTSRAIANILDEVVNTPIEELETKVTNAHKYAKDVTWNNVLEKLVTPFL, encoded by the coding sequence ATGAAGAAAGTTTTAGTGTTACACGCTCAAGTACCATTTGTACGTGGAGGTGCAGAGCTTTTGGTAGAGGGGCTTGTTTCTGCGATCAATAATAAATTGGAGGGCGTCGAAGCTGAGCTAGTCATGCTTCCATATAAATGGTATCCAGAAGAACAAATTATTTCAGATCTTATGGCTTGGAGATGTTTAGACTTATCGGAAACCAATGGTAAAAAAATTGATCTAGTGATTGGTACTAAATTTCCAACTTATGCGACAAAGCATGAAAATAAAGTAACTTGGCTTGTTCATCAGCACCGTTACTTTTATGATTTAGAGGGAACTGAATATGATAAGCCGATATTAAGTAAATCTGAGATAGAAACTCGAAATCAAGTTAGATCGCTAGATACGAAATTTATTAATGAGTCAAAAAAGATATTCACAATTGCACACACTGTATCAGATCGGTTGATGAAGTTTAATAAAACTGAAGGTGAAGTGCTTTTTCCGCCTAGCATGATGGCAGACTTAATCTACCCTGGTGAATACAAAGACTATATTTTATGTGTTGCTAGAGTTAACCCAATGAAAAGGCAAGACCTCTTAATTGAGGCATTACGTCACACAAAGTCAGGTGTAAAAGTTAAGATCGTGGGTAAAGGCGAAGCAGGTTATGAAGTAAAGCTTAAAGATCTAATTGATAAATATGATTTACATGAAAGAGTCGAGTTGGTGGGTTTTGTAAGTGAAGATGATTTATTGTCATTATATGCTAACTGTCGAGCTGTGTATTATGGTCCAGTTGATGAAGATTATGGTTATGCGACAATAGAGGGTTTCTTAGCTAAAAAGCCAGTCATTACAGTTAAGGATAGTGGTGAAGTAGCGCGTATCGTATCAGAGGTAGATGGTGGCTGGGTTACAAAGCCAACTAGTAGGGCAATCGCTAATATCCTAGATGAAGTAGTTAATACGCCAATTGAAGAACTTGAAACCAAAGTAACAAATGCACATAAATATGCAAAAGATGTAACTTGGAATAATGTGCTTGAAAAATTGGTGACTCCGTTTCTATGA
- a CDS encoding glycosyltransferase family 4 protein translates to MRIAVITPWPGDKSGIADYCWDLLHGLVDKGVYIDVFTQCESPTPSAKVKIHNGSVDEWELQSFDLRIFHIGNNYQYHGYMLNLLKKFGGIVHLHDYVVHNLVVDMAQMTKGWEWYFERLACFYGADTANMVRDNAQNGRYIWEGQEICDIPFNDDFVTLSDAVITHSKYAAKKITSKHKNVSVCTVHQVYNMLDQPVAEKHSHDTISFGVFGHVQPNKCIDQLIDSLNEIDTFGRRVEIRVAGEVGNKKYHNLLLEKLENIKGFTSLNILGYLSEEAFLAEIKSVDVVVALRDPSMGETSAIAMRALQLNKPLIVTDTCWYSELPDFVHKIKCGSDAVESLAQEISCYFTENNILNEKHDETRVYSEQVLNFTRVTDFIKHILFQIHHNTTIASEKEDVDMVIAKYLYDLELVDELNHKPLRTMIYTKLAPFLSEIKGPENL, encoded by the coding sequence ATGAGAATAGCAGTAATTACACCCTGGCCAGGGGATAAATCTGGTATAGCTGACTATTGTTGGGACTTATTGCATGGTTTAGTTGATAAAGGTGTTTATATAGATGTTTTTACTCAATGCGAAAGCCCTACCCCAAGCGCCAAAGTTAAAATCCATAATGGTTCTGTTGATGAGTGGGAACTTCAAAGTTTTGATTTAAGAATTTTTCATATTGGTAACAATTATCAGTATCATGGCTACATGCTAAACTTGTTAAAAAAGTTTGGTGGTATTGTTCATTTACATGATTATGTAGTTCATAACTTAGTTGTTGATATGGCACAAATGACCAAAGGGTGGGAGTGGTATTTTGAACGATTAGCGTGTTTCTATGGGGCTGATACTGCAAATATGGTCAGGGATAATGCCCAAAATGGACGCTATATATGGGAAGGCCAAGAAATATGTGATATTCCATTTAATGATGATTTTGTAACTCTATCTGATGCCGTAATAACTCACTCTAAGTATGCAGCAAAAAAAATTACGTCAAAACATAAAAACGTTTCAGTTTGCACAGTACATCAAGTTTACAACATGCTTGACCAACCAGTTGCCGAAAAACACTCCCACGATACTATATCATTCGGCGTTTTTGGTCATGTACAACCAAATAAATGCATAGATCAGCTTATCGACTCACTCAATGAAATAGATACTTTTGGTAGACGTGTTGAGATTCGAGTCGCGGGGGAAGTAGGTAATAAAAAGTACCATAATTTATTGCTAGAAAAACTCGAAAATATAAAGGGGTTTACGAGTTTAAATATATTAGGTTACCTTTCTGAAGAAGCATTTTTAGCTGAAATTAAAAGCGTCGATGTCGTAGTTGCTTTAAGAGACCCGAGTATGGGAGAAACCTCTGCTATTGCAATGCGAGCTTTACAGTTAAATAAACCACTCATTGTAACTGACACATGTTGGTATAGTGAACTACCTGACTTTGTACATAAAATTAAATGTGGTAGTGATGCAGTAGAGTCATTGGCTCAAGAAATAAGCTGCTATTTTACAGAGAACAATATTCTAAATGAAAAGCACGATGAGACCAGAGTTTACTCTGAACAAGTTCTGAACTTTACTAGAGTTACTGACTTTATTAAGCATATTTTATTTCAAATCCACCACAATACAACAATAGCATCAGAAAAGGAAGATGTTGATATGGTTATAGCGAAATACTTATATGATCTTGAACTTGTTGATGAGCTTAACCATAAACCATTACGAACGATGATTTACACCAAGCTAGCTCCATTTTTGTCTGAAATCAAAGGACCTGAAAATCTTTAG
- the gmd gene encoding GDP-mannose 4,6-dehydratase produces the protein MKTAIITGITGQDAAYLAELLLDKGYKVYGTYRRTSSVNFWRIEELGIENHANLELVEYDLTDLSSSIRLLQTSGADEVYNLAAQSFVGVSFDQPLTTAEITGVGPVNLLEAIRIVNPKIKFYQASTSEMFGKVQEIPQRESTPFYPRSPYGVAKLYAHWMVINYRESYDIFATSGILFNHESPLRGQEFVTRKITDSVAKIKLGKQDVLELGNMDAKRDWGFAKDYVEGMWRMLQADKPDTYVLATNRTETVRDFVTMAFKAAGIQLEWSGKDEQETAVDIATGKVVVKVNPKFYRPAEVDLLIGNPEKAKQDLGWEPKTTLEELCAMMVEADLRRNEVGFSF, from the coding sequence ATGAAAACAGCAATTATTACAGGAATAACAGGTCAAGATGCGGCCTATTTAGCAGAGTTACTTTTAGATAAAGGTTACAAAGTTTACGGCACTTACCGTCGAACAAGCTCAGTAAACTTCTGGCGTATCGAAGAGTTAGGTATTGAAAATCATGCTAACTTAGAGTTAGTCGAATATGATTTAACTGATTTGTCTTCAAGCATTCGTTTATTACAAACGAGCGGTGCTGATGAGGTATATAACTTAGCGGCACAAAGCTTTGTTGGTGTTTCATTTGATCAACCATTAACGACAGCAGAAATCACAGGTGTTGGCCCTGTAAATTTGTTAGAAGCTATTCGCATCGTTAACCCTAAAATTAAATTTTATCAAGCTTCTACTTCAGAAATGTTTGGAAAAGTTCAAGAGATTCCGCAGCGTGAATCAACACCTTTTTACCCACGCAGCCCTTATGGTGTTGCTAAGCTTTACGCGCACTGGATGGTAATTAACTATCGTGAATCCTATGATATTTTTGCGACGAGCGGTATTTTATTTAATCATGAGTCGCCATTACGTGGGCAAGAATTTGTAACAAGAAAGATTACGGACTCAGTAGCAAAAATCAAGCTTGGTAAGCAAGATGTATTAGAGCTTGGAAACATGGATGCGAAGCGCGATTGGGGTTTTGCTAAAGACTATGTTGAGGGTATGTGGCGTATGCTTCAAGCTGATAAGCCAGATACTTATGTTCTAGCAACAAATCGTACTGAGACGGTTCGTGACTTTGTTACAATGGCATTCAAAGCTGCAGGCATTCAACTTGAATGGAGTGGTAAAGATGAACAAGAAACAGCGGTGGATATTGCAACGGGGAAAGTAGTTGTGAAAGTTAACCCTAAATTCTATCGTCCTGCCGAAGTTGACTTATTAATTGGTAACCCTGAAAAAGCGAAGCAAGACTTAGGGTGGGAGCCTAAAACAACATTAGAAGAGTTATGCGCTATGATGGTTGAAGCTGATCTGCGCCGCAACGAAGTTGGTTTTTCTTTCTAA
- a CDS encoding GDP-mannose 4,6-dehydratase translates to MRILVTGASGFTGRHFIALAKARGHECVALSNSMRSAHDEELTLYANLTDKASLLRVLEGQRFDAVVHLAAISFVAHGDIDEIYTTNLLGTTNLIDAVNSISDNSIHFLIASSGNIYGNTQQLPITEENEFNPANDYAASKCAMEMALKVRSQSTKVTIVRPFNYTGLGQAEHFLIPKIVKAFKQNKDELELGNLDVSRDFSDVRDVVSAYLTLIEKGHQGTFNVCCGRAVSLSQILAFCERVSGRKMKVAVNPDFVRSNEVKVLYGDDSKLRSVIGEYRKYGIEQTLEWMIKN, encoded by the coding sequence ATGCGAATTTTAGTTACAGGGGCGTCCGGTTTTACCGGGCGTCATTTTATTGCTCTAGCCAAAGCGAGAGGGCATGAGTGTGTAGCTCTTAGCAATAGTATGCGCAGTGCTCATGATGAAGAACTCACTCTTTATGCAAATCTAACTGATAAAGCATCTTTACTAAGAGTACTAGAAGGGCAAAGGTTTGACGCTGTTGTTCATTTAGCTGCTATTTCCTTTGTTGCTCACGGTGATATAGATGAGATTTATACAACAAATTTACTTGGTACCACAAATTTAATCGATGCTGTAAATAGCATCTCAGATAACTCTATCCATTTTTTAATAGCAAGTTCAGGAAATATCTACGGAAATACTCAGCAGCTTCCCATCACAGAAGAAAATGAGTTTAATCCTGCGAATGATTACGCAGCATCTAAATGTGCTATGGAAATGGCCTTAAAAGTTCGATCTCAAAGTACAAAAGTCACAATTGTTCGTCCATTCAACTATACAGGTTTGGGACAAGCTGAGCACTTTTTGATCCCAAAAATTGTTAAAGCATTTAAACAAAATAAAGATGAATTAGAGCTTGGAAACTTAGATGTTTCTAGAGACTTTTCTGATGTGAGGGATGTTGTTTCCGCATACCTTACCCTAATAGAAAAAGGCCATCAAGGTACCTTTAATGTTTGTTGCGGGCGTGCAGTATCGCTTTCTCAAATACTTGCTTTCTGCGAAAGGGTGTCAGGCCGTAAAATGAAAGTTGCTGTAAATCCTGACTTTGTTCGTAGTAATGAAGTTAAAGTTCTCTATGGTGATGACTCCAAACTTCGCTCAGTTATTGGTGAATATAGGAAATATGGTATAGAGCAAACACTAGAGTGGATGATTAAGAATTAA
- a CDS encoding glycosyltransferase family 4 protein, translating to MKVVLGCDPLLAQLTGIGNYTQQLGAGLLNSSRIEILELFAHGKYYGHELLMEPENSEKPKKVNGTLWAALRSNLANSTLAVSLYSKLIPIIEKRALRTKDDYIFHSPNFLLPNHGGKRVVTIHDLSTMVHPEFHPSSRVKLVNNAIEQSVKYADHIITDSKFIKNQLCESFALSSDKVSAIHLGVSEQYFPRSEEQCTPFLYDYGLVYKQFLLFVSTIEPRKNVLRLLQAFQLYREKNKNGLPLILIGGLGWNNEKEHNKIRELEGKGWVRYLGYVKQRDIPFLYAASKGVVFPSLYEGFGLPVAEAMQSGVSVLVSENSSMSEFSGESAYLVDPLDVDSIRSAIEELTFSELTPKSMSFSWENTVRATIESYSR from the coding sequence ATGAAGGTAGTTTTAGGCTGCGACCCCCTGTTAGCACAGCTAACCGGAATAGGTAACTATACTCAGCAGTTAGGTGCTGGATTACTAAATAGTAGTCGAATCGAAATATTAGAGTTGTTTGCTCACGGCAAGTACTATGGGCATGAACTTTTAATGGAGCCTGAGAATTCAGAAAAACCTAAAAAAGTAAATGGAACTCTGTGGGCTGCTTTACGAAGTAATCTGGCTAACTCTACTTTAGCAGTCTCATTATACAGTAAACTTATTCCAATCATTGAAAAGAGAGCTTTACGCACTAAAGATGATTACATCTTTCACTCGCCAAATTTTCTACTCCCAAATCATGGAGGTAAGAGGGTTGTCACGATTCACGATCTTTCAACAATGGTTCACCCTGAATTTCATCCATCTTCTCGTGTAAAGTTAGTAAACAATGCAATTGAACAATCAGTTAAATATGCTGATCATATCATTACAGATAGTAAGTTTATTAAGAATCAATTATGTGAAAGCTTTGCCTTATCATCAGATAAAGTATCGGCAATTCACTTAGGCGTTAGTGAGCAGTACTTTCCCAGAAGCGAAGAGCAGTGCACACCTTTTTTGTATGATTATGGACTAGTTTATAAGCAATTTTTACTGTTTGTTTCTACTATAGAGCCTCGCAAAAACGTTTTGCGTTTGTTACAAGCATTTCAACTTTATCGAGAAAAAAATAAAAACGGTTTACCATTGATATTAATAGGTGGGTTAGGTTGGAATAATGAAAAAGAGCATAATAAAATTAGAGAGTTAGAGGGTAAAGGTTGGGTCAGGTATTTAGGTTATGTAAAGCAAAGAGATATTCCTTTTTTGTATGCAGCTTCTAAAGGGGTGGTTTTCCCATCACTATATGAAGGCTTTGGTTTGCCTGTCGCTGAAGCCATGCAATCAGGAGTGTCTGTTCTGGTCTCTGAAAACAGTTCTATGTCTGAATTCTCTGGAGAGTCTGCATATTTAGTTGATCCATTAGATGTAGACTCTATTAGAAGTGCTATCGAGGAGCTTACTTTCTCAGAGCTTACACCAAAATCCATGTCATTTAGCTGGGAAAATACTGTAAGGGCAACCATTGAATCCTATTCACGTTGA
- a CDS encoding class I SAM-dependent methyltransferase: MLDKILREYADCNFDFRTLACPKDSLSHLFNEWVSYYKLKWAIARVIQPDSILEIGVRYGYSAFAFKDASPHASYVGIDANLPEYGGELGAIEWAKKKLPPADTTIYEVDSQSLSSFPGGHYDLIHVDGQQDGDGFYADMVKALKQANYILVDGALWTDENALSSISFLKDYKDSIEWSLNLSGYAGELLIKVKQTDFSHVQVDSSNDIVDLYESDYYLTDCGGFQEFKNSGGKELLDPRLGSLFLLADIKPGQNVIDAGCGRGELTYAAAQTGAIVTGIDYSQSAIDIAAGVLKDEIQQQKVTLKQADITTCELGNNVDKIVAADLVEHLMPDELDKMYQRFSSCLSNNGEFIVHTFPNLWFYQYGHARKRRKVRKAGGFISPEPRTHYERLMHINEQSPRVLKNQLEKHFKYVLVWFASPSDILGSLNRKFTPSDCIYARDLYAIASNNPIDIEVVKGRLKQTVLSAEQRESIALKVDYHESIVNCCDKLTAIVEVSNHSTEKVMSHADKGVFLSYHWLRNGEMYFFEGERTAISAIPSGVAKKVKMAIPTPNEPGEYALQIAMVQEQVAWFEGHNETVSVVVGELT, translated from the coding sequence GTGCTTGATAAAATACTTAGAGAATATGCTGACTGCAATTTTGACTTTAGGACTCTGGCATGTCCTAAAGATTCATTGTCTCATCTATTCAATGAATGGGTAAGTTACTACAAATTGAAGTGGGCAATAGCACGTGTAATTCAACCCGATTCAATTTTGGAGATTGGCGTACGTTATGGTTATTCTGCTTTTGCATTCAAAGATGCTTCCCCACATGCTTCATATGTTGGTATTGACGCAAACCTACCAGAGTATGGTGGTGAATTAGGCGCTATTGAATGGGCGAAGAAAAAATTACCACCTGCTGATACAACTATTTATGAGGTTGACTCGCAAAGCTTAAGCTCCTTTCCTGGAGGTCACTATGACCTTATTCACGTTGATGGACAACAAGATGGTGATGGGTTTTATGCAGATATGGTTAAGGCCTTAAAGCAGGCTAATTATATTTTAGTTGATGGTGCTCTTTGGACAGATGAAAATGCTTTATCAAGCATCTCTTTTTTAAAGGATTATAAAGACTCTATTGAGTGGTCTTTAAACTTGTCAGGTTACGCAGGCGAATTACTGATTAAAGTGAAGCAAACTGATTTTAGCCACGTACAGGTAGATTCTAGTAATGATATTGTTGATCTTTATGAGTCTGATTATTACCTCACTGATTGTGGCGGATTTCAAGAGTTCAAAAATTCCGGCGGAAAAGAATTATTAGATCCTCGTTTGGGCTCGTTATTTTTATTGGCTGATATTAAACCAGGCCAAAATGTTATTGATGCAGGTTGTGGTCGAGGCGAGTTAACATATGCTGCGGCTCAAACTGGAGCAATAGTCACAGGGATTGATTATTCGCAAAGTGCGATTGATATAGCTGCGGGGGTTCTTAAAGACGAAATACAGCAGCAAAAAGTAACACTTAAACAAGCTGATATTACAACTTGTGAACTAGGTAATAATGTAGATAAAATAGTTGCGGCAGATCTTGTTGAGCATCTAATGCCTGACGAGTTAGACAAAATGTATCAGCGGTTTTCATCTTGTTTAAGTAATAATGGCGAATTCATCGTTCATACATTTCCCAATTTATGGTTTTATCAATATGGCCACGCTAGAAAAAGAAGAAAAGTAAGAAAAGCTGGCGGCTTTATAAGTCCTGAACCAAGGACTCACTACGAGCGGTTAATGCATATTAATGAGCAATCACCGAGAGTGCTAAAGAATCAATTAGAAAAACATTTTAAGTATGTTTTAGTCTGGTTTGCTTCCCCATCGGATATACTAGGTAGTTTGAATAGAAAGTTTACTCCTTCAGACTGTATATACGCTAGAGACTTATATGCAATTGCAAGTAATAACCCTATTGATATAGAAGTGGTAAAGGGACGTTTAAAGCAAACTGTATTGAGTGCAGAACAAAGAGAAAGTATTGCACTGAAAGTTGATTATCATGAATCTATTGTAAACTGTTGCGATAAGTTAACTGCAATAGTTGAGGTCAGCAATCACTCTACTGAGAAGGTGATGTCTCATGCGGATAAGGGAGTATTTCTATCTTATCATTGGTTGCGTAATGGGGAAATGTACTTTTTTGAGGGCGAGCGAACAGCAATTAGTGCAATTCCGTCAGGTGTGGCAAAAAAAGTGAAAATGGCAATACCCACACCAAATGAACCTGGAGAGTACGCCTTGCAAATTGCTATGGTACAAGAGCAAGTGGCTTGGTTTGAAGGTCATAATGAAACCGTCTCTGTGGTAGTGGGTGAATTGACATAG
- a CDS encoding radical SAM/SPASM domain-containing protein codes for MTANSIEIVSPISKHQQQLISLTCNELNPIKTSDSITTLKVCLENKSEATLYNSSISKAFLSYKIIEDNFVTEGLRTPISQDIPSNSKLEAEISINLTNLHDKAQVQLCIVQEKIAWLNHIHAPLVTIKLNPAKVSESAPLARNRPKLSKRPPMIFNFELTNKCPFSCIMCARTNNMTRPEGLMSFELFRKIIDQLDSHSVDKTKPMWLHGFGESLVHPEFDVFMKYASQKGFNVGLSINPLLLTKKIANRLLLSQPQHLYIAIDGHDNESFEKIRGIKNAYDKSVERLENFISLKNDISPNTKIDIVMIDFDLNHNSISSMKEKWESIDKRVNFIAKAFTTWDGNASDVMALKKNRRVKSKSITCIEPWKDMTVNWDGKVTPCCFDYNKKYILGDLNTQSLSEIWNGPSMQALRAEMISDKVTNPLCKNCEHL; via the coding sequence ATGACAGCTAACTCAATTGAGATTGTTTCGCCAATATCCAAGCATCAGCAACAACTCATATCTCTAACTTGTAATGAGTTAAACCCAATAAAAACTTCAGACTCAATCACTACATTGAAAGTTTGTCTAGAAAACAAGTCTGAGGCTACCTTATATAACTCATCTATCAGCAAAGCTTTTCTTTCTTACAAAATAATTGAAGATAATTTTGTAACTGAAGGTTTGAGAACTCCAATCTCTCAAGATATTCCTTCAAATAGTAAGCTTGAGGCTGAAATCAGTATTAATTTAACCAACCTACATGACAAAGCCCAAGTGCAACTTTGTATTGTTCAAGAAAAAATTGCATGGCTAAATCATATACATGCACCTTTAGTAACTATTAAATTAAATCCCGCCAAAGTATCAGAAAGCGCCCCCTTAGCTCGAAATAGGCCTAAACTATCTAAACGCCCACCTATGATTTTCAACTTTGAATTGACAAATAAATGTCCTTTTAGCTGTATCATGTGTGCCAGAACCAACAATATGACAAGACCTGAGGGGTTGATGAGCTTTGAGCTTTTCAGAAAAATAATTGATCAGTTAGATTCCCACTCTGTAGATAAAACTAAGCCAATGTGGCTTCATGGTTTCGGAGAAAGCCTAGTACACCCTGAGTTTGATGTATTCATGAAATATGCTTCTCAAAAAGGGTTTAATGTTGGCTTGTCCATAAATCCTTTACTTTTGACCAAAAAAATAGCAAACAGATTACTTTTAAGCCAACCACAGCATTTATATATAGCTATCGATGGCCATGATAACGAGAGTTTTGAGAAAATAAGAGGTATAAAAAATGCCTATGATAAATCAGTTGAAAGGTTAGAAAATTTTATCTCTTTAAAAAATGACATATCTCCAAATACTAAAATTGATATCGTAATGATAGACTTTGATCTCAACCATAACAGTATAAGTAGCATGAAAGAAAAGTGGGAAAGCATTGATAAAAGAGTAAACTTTATAGCAAAGGCCTTCACTACATGGGATGGTAATGCATCAGATGTTATGGCGTTAAAGAAAAACAGACGTGTAAAGTCAAAGAGCATTACATGTATTGAACCATGGAAAGATATGACAGTTAATTGGGATGGAAAAGTAACCCCATGTTGTTTCGATTACAATAAGAAATACATTTTAGGTGATTTAAACACTCAGTCATTAAGTGAAATATGGAATGGACCTTCAATGCAAGCTTTACGTGCAGAAATGATCAGCGATAAGGTTACCAACCCATTATGCAAAAATTGCGAACACCTTTAA
- a CDS encoding tail fiber domain-containing protein, with translation MTNNKVFKMSALFIALAASINAQADQQILDDLIVDGSICVGQDCVNGESFGFDTLRLKENNLRIRAVDTSNSASFPTRDWQITFNDSSNGGANKFSIDDIDGGRTPFTLEAGAPSNSLYVEDGGRIGFGTSTPAVNLHVVEGNTPTLRLEQDGSSGFTAQTWDVAGNETNFFIRDTTNSSRLPFKIRPSAPTNSLYIDTDGDIGVGTASPSAALDIANGDLEIANGRISVDGSTASFKFGTRTGTGDDFYLYNNDGTALSFWNTTNKHVVNIGSDGNLGLGGTTSTAPTHPIQHANGAYLSSGGVWTNASSRSLKQNIASLSYSQALEALKALSPVTYEYKVNPSESYVGFIAEDVPNLVAMNDKKSLASMDIVAVLTTIIKHQQQSIDELKKVINK, from the coding sequence ATGACAAATAATAAAGTTTTTAAGATGAGTGCCCTTTTTATAGCACTTGCAGCAAGTATTAACGCTCAGGCAGATCAGCAAATTCTTGATGATTTAATTGTTGACGGCAGTATTTGTGTTGGCCAAGACTGTGTAAATGGTGAGAGCTTTGGTTTCGACACTTTACGGTTAAAAGAAAACAACCTGCGTATACGCGCAGTTGATACAAGTAACTCAGCATCCTTCCCAACTCGTGATTGGCAAATCACTTTTAACGATTCAAGCAATGGTGGCGCAAACAAATTCTCAATCGACGATATTGATGGAGGTCGTACGCCATTTACACTTGAAGCTGGCGCTCCAAGCAACTCACTTTATGTTGAAGATGGAGGTCGTATTGGCTTTGGTACCTCAACACCTGCAGTAAACCTACATGTTGTTGAAGGAAACACCCCAACTCTTCGTTTAGAGCAAGATGGTTCTTCAGGTTTTACAGCTCAGACTTGGGATGTTGCTGGTAACGAAACCAACTTCTTTATTCGTGATACTACTAACAGTAGCCGTTTGCCTTTTAAAATTCGTCCTAGCGCCCCTACTAATTCTCTGTACATTGATACTGATGGTGATATTGGTGTGGGAACTGCTAGCCCAAGTGCAGCCCTTGACATCGCCAACGGTGATTTAGAAATTGCCAATGGTAGAATCAGCGTTGACGGTTCCACTGCTAGCTTTAAATTTGGTACACGTACAGGTACTGGTGACGATTTCTATTTATACAATAATGATGGTACCGCCTTGTCATTTTGGAATACAACCAACAAGCATGTGGTAAACATAGGCAGCGATGGCAACCTAGGATTAGGCGGAACAACATCAACTGCACCAACTCATCCTATTCAGCATGCTAATGGTGCTTATCTATCTTCTGGTGGAGTTTGGACTAATGCCTCAAGTAGAAGCTTAAAGCAAAACATTGCTTCACTGAGTTACAGTCAAGCGCTAGAAGCTCTCAAAGCGCTCTCCCCTGTAACATATGAGTATAAAGTAAATCCAAGTGAAAGCTACGTTGGTTTTATAGCTGAGGATGTTCCTAATCTTGTTGCAATGAATGACAAAAAGAGCCTTGCTAGCATGGATATTGTAGCTGTACTTACAACTATAATTAAGCATCAGCAACAAAGTATTGATGAACTTAAAAAAGTCATTAATAAGTAA